In a single window of the Flavobacterium sp. W4I14 genome:
- a CDS encoding Tfp pilus assembly protein PilE (product_source=COG4968; cog=COG4968; transmembrane_helix_parts=Outside_1_14,TMhelix_15_37,Inside_38_158) codes for MRGFRINAYTLMEVTLAMLLSAISITVCYTAYGLVANYYKTFARRNESADVVLSLRHVLEKDFLNGKYVLHGEEGIEIVSDSSKIGYKFRGGCITREINLLHVDTFKVAPSHFVSFFEGREAVKADTLDEIRFVIQLDSTVSVPLGFHKKYSAHDLFR; via the coding sequence ATGAGGGGTTTTAGAATTAATGCCTACACGCTTATGGAGGTAACATTGGCCATGTTGCTCTCTGCCATCTCTATTACGGTGTGTTATACGGCATATGGATTGGTTGCGAATTACTATAAAACTTTCGCCCGTCGAAATGAATCCGCTGATGTGGTGCTGTCCCTGAGGCATGTGCTGGAAAAGGATTTTTTAAACGGAAAATATGTTCTTCATGGAGAAGAGGGCATTGAGATCGTATCGGACAGTTCCAAAATAGGTTACAAATTCAGGGGCGGATGTATTACGCGCGAAATCAACCTGTTGCATGTTGATACTTTTAAGGTAGCGCCGTCACATTTTGTTTCGTTTTTTGAAGGCCGGGAGGCAGTAAAAGCAGATACCTTGGATGAAATACGTTTCGTTATTCAACTGGATAGCACGGTGAGTGTGCCGCTTGGGTTCCATAAAAAATACAGTGCTCACGATTTATTTAGATAA
- a CDS encoding hypothetical protein (product_source=Hypo-rule applied; cleavage_site_network=SignalP-noTM; superfamily=49503): protein MKLLKMLLVSIILLSGIADSYGQINPAKLPSPNQIIPPSPNAASLGAYGESQINMYTGQPEINVPLYTIQTRGLNIPISLSYNASGVKVEGVASWVGLQWSLNAGGVITRQLMGMPDEWLNGYSTSAARSQMATFIAGGMSSGVAVDYMHWMNSGQVDAEPDIFYFNYPNGAGRFFYGYDGQIQEAPVKKNKIQWVTLNGRTGWKISNISGHDYYFFDREETANVSTTKAGAQTSTGTTPKSNITFDSSWYLSEIVDRNTLETIYFDYEGFSYVQRSIGSRTKYISYSSCSGPAGSESYNISTVNALRVKKIRFPGGTIDFIKGAARADLPGDNVLEHIIVKNEKQEIIKSFQLNYHYSITNNSPYGAEYGKRLFLNQVLISNGTEGAYNFTYNTLDLPHRLSYNQDHWGFFNNANNNDLFTPFSHYWNASLNRYVAIEGANKEIDTVYTQAGILNSMTYPTGGKTLFTYENNTANSLPADFDMKIGDKVFTLNGDGAGQTTYYEKTFDVNESFAGTGGIFATLSGNFGCATGGSGGGTSFYCPDVKLTYPDGSFMQINQSSYGKTYFLKPGRYTLTADFGFIPDPQTTIMNFRFAMAWSQSFRDDPLTANNVKVGGLRIKQVASFDPNSNQTYTKRYSYAKFNATNQSSGTIINVPYYQYKLVHNLGAAGSCAWRCVSATSNTGLGSTNGNPVGYAEITEYLDQGGLLGKNEYVYISPATVSDFAGRDMPFIPSLNRDFWRGVLKNQRSYSFNNNSYQLVKETNNSYGMYNPPASTFGFGIKAAQETIPVAAVEDLAGEFPEFFKWDVYQVPAGWNHLDSTETKTYANGGIAAERVVYTQNLGNLLNSRIEKTASNGQIAIEMTKYAGDFLGVTAADTLTNAVLNLQANYFLDKEIEKSTYTKDELTSTTKLLASSIDVYQENAPWLASKLLLLPSSSMADFSPLSISGNGLLADSRYKREFSYHEYSAEGNVLSVSKAFAPKKNYIWSYHSRYPIAEISNAAYATVVSVLGGAPAINSIASSDPTDAQVKAWIDQLRNSPLLKDAQITSYSYKPLVGITSMTDAKGMTLYYEYDAFQRLKNVKDQNGNILKQTDYHYKN, encoded by the coding sequence ATGAAACTATTAAAAATGCTGTTGGTCTCGATCATATTATTATCGGGCATAGCTGACAGCTATGGTCAGATCAACCCGGCTAAGTTGCCTAGCCCGAATCAAATTATTCCACCATCGCCCAATGCAGCTTCACTGGGCGCTTATGGCGAGAGCCAAATCAACATGTATACCGGGCAACCGGAAATCAATGTCCCACTTTATACTATTCAAACCAGGGGCTTAAATATTCCCATTTCGCTAAGCTACAATGCTTCGGGAGTTAAGGTGGAAGGGGTTGCCTCGTGGGTAGGCCTGCAGTGGAGTTTGAATGCAGGAGGAGTGATTACCCGACAATTGATGGGTATGCCCGACGAGTGGCTGAATGGATATAGCACCAGTGCTGCACGAAGCCAAATGGCCACATTTATAGCAGGAGGGATGTCGTCTGGGGTAGCTGTAGATTATATGCACTGGATGAATAGTGGACAGGTAGATGCAGAACCTGATATATTCTATTTTAATTATCCTAATGGCGCTGGGAGATTCTTTTATGGCTATGATGGTCAAATCCAGGAAGCACCGGTTAAAAAGAACAAAATCCAATGGGTTACCCTTAATGGAAGGACAGGTTGGAAGATATCCAACATTTCAGGCCATGACTATTATTTCTTTGATAGGGAAGAGACCGCTAATGTTTCAACAACGAAGGCTGGCGCACAGACCAGTACGGGTACGACGCCAAAATCGAACATTACTTTTGACAGTAGCTGGTATCTGTCGGAGATTGTAGATAGAAATACGCTTGAGACCATTTATTTCGATTACGAAGGTTTCTCTTATGTCCAACGCTCGATAGGAAGCCGTACAAAATATATTTCCTATTCGTCTTGTTCCGGCCCGGCTGGTAGTGAAAGTTACAATATTAGTACTGTTAACGCGCTAAGAGTAAAAAAAATTCGCTTTCCAGGGGGAACGATTGATTTTATAAAGGGGGCTGCTCGGGCGGATTTACCAGGAGACAATGTTTTGGAACATATTATAGTTAAAAATGAAAAACAGGAAATCATTAAAAGCTTTCAGCTGAATTATCATTACTCAATCACTAATAATTCCCCCTATGGAGCGGAATATGGTAAGAGATTGTTTTTGAACCAGGTACTTATTTCAAATGGCACTGAGGGGGCTTATAATTTTACGTACAATACACTTGATTTGCCGCATAGGTTATCTTACAATCAGGATCACTGGGGTTTTTTTAATAATGCGAACAATAATGATCTTTTCACTCCTTTTTCACACTACTGGAACGCATCACTAAATAGATATGTAGCAATTGAAGGTGCTAATAAGGAAATTGACACGGTTTATACCCAAGCTGGAATACTGAATTCAATGACTTATCCCACGGGAGGGAAGACACTTTTTACCTACGAGAATAACACCGCCAACAGTTTACCTGCTGATTTTGATATGAAAATAGGCGATAAGGTTTTTACATTAAATGGAGATGGAGCAGGGCAAACAACCTACTATGAGAAGACTTTTGATGTGAACGAGAGTTTCGCTGGTACGGGGGGTATTTTTGCCACATTGAGCGGGAATTTTGGTTGTGCTACTGGTGGATCGGGAGGGGGTACTTCATTTTATTGTCCGGATGTCAAGCTAACCTATCCTGATGGTAGCTTCATGCAAATCAACCAATCCAGTTATGGTAAAACTTATTTTTTAAAACCGGGAAGGTATACGCTTACGGCTGATTTCGGTTTTATTCCGGATCCGCAAACAACGATTATGAATTTTAGGTTTGCGATGGCCTGGTCACAATCCTTTAGAGATGATCCACTTACGGCAAATAATGTTAAGGTTGGTGGTCTGAGAATTAAGCAGGTTGCAAGTTTTGACCCCAATAGTAATCAGACTTATACCAAACGGTATTCTTATGCTAAGTTCAATGCTACTAATCAGTCAAGCGGTACCATTATAAACGTACCATACTACCAGTATAAACTCGTACACAACCTTGGGGCTGCAGGATCCTGCGCTTGGAGATGTGTTAGCGCTACATCGAATACCGGTCTGGGATCTACCAATGGTAATCCTGTGGGATATGCCGAGATTACAGAATATCTCGATCAGGGTGGCCTACTTGGTAAAAATGAATATGTATACATCTCACCAGCGACCGTGTCTGATTTTGCAGGAAGAGATATGCCTTTTATTCCGTCTTTGAACAGGGATTTTTGGAGGGGAGTATTGAAAAATCAAAGATCTTATTCTTTTAATAATAATAGTTATCAGCTAGTAAAAGAGACCAATAATAGTTATGGGATGTATAATCCACCCGCGAGTACTTTTGGTTTTGGAATTAAGGCTGCCCAAGAAACTATACCGGTTGCCGCTGTAGAGGATTTGGCCGGAGAATTTCCAGAGTTTTTTAAATGGGATGTCTACCAGGTGCCAGCAGGATGGAACCATTTAGATAGCACCGAAACCAAGACCTATGCAAATGGCGGGATAGCCGCTGAACGGGTGGTTTATACTCAAAATTTAGGCAATCTACTCAATAGCAGGATAGAAAAGACTGCTAGTAATGGGCAGATAGCTATTGAAATGACCAAATATGCCGGAGACTTTTTGGGCGTAACTGCTGCCGATACCTTAACTAATGCGGTACTTAATTTACAGGCTAATTATTTTTTAGATAAAGAGATTGAAAAGAGTACATACACTAAGGACGAATTAACCAGTACAACAAAATTACTGGCCAGTTCAATAGATGTTTACCAAGAAAATGCACCCTGGCTGGCCTCCAAACTGCTTTTACTTCCATCCAGTTCAATGGCAGATTTTAGCCCATTAAGCATTTCTGGAAATGGCTTGCTCGCCGATTCGAGATATAAACGAGAATTCTCTTATCATGAGTACAGTGCAGAAGGGAATGTTTTAAGCGTTTCTAAAGCATTTGCTCCAAAGAAAAATTATATCTGGAGCTATCACAGTAGATATCCTATCGCCGAGATCAGTAATGCAGCCTATGCTACGGTTGTATCTGTATTGGGCGGAGCCCCTGCCATAAACAGCATTGCATCCTCAGATCCTACAGATGCACAGGTTAAAGCCTGGATAGATCAGTTGCGCAATTCCCCTTTGCTTAAAGATGCCCAGATTACTTCTTACTCCTACAAACCATTGGTCGGCATAACGAGTATGACGGATGCCAAGGGCATGACGTTGTATTACGAGTACGACGCCTTCCAGCGATTGAAGAATGTGAAGGACCAGAACGGCAACATATTAAAGCAAACAGACTACCACTACAAAAACTAA
- a CDS encoding Tfp pilus assembly protein PilV (product_source=COG4967; cath_funfam=3.30.700.10; cog=COG4967; pfam=PF07963; superfamily=54523; transmembrane_helix_parts=Inside_1_12,TMhelix_13_35,Outside_36_120) has product MGKLNGKKLAGSTLIEVLIAMVIIMVVFSIAMGLFSNVLRGGVSYQKIQAMNQMELLKNEVVQNKRFERDHVMIDSVDYEFTSKSSAVSGIAILEIKAKQRGKLLGNIRCFYPIENNEGF; this is encoded by the coding sequence ATGGGAAAATTGAACGGAAAGAAATTAGCGGGATCAACTCTGATCGAAGTGTTAATCGCGATGGTGATCATCATGGTGGTTTTTTCTATTGCGATGGGGCTTTTTTCCAATGTGCTCCGCGGTGGGGTTTCCTATCAAAAAATACAGGCAATGAATCAAATGGAACTGTTGAAAAACGAGGTCGTACAAAACAAAAGATTTGAGCGTGATCATGTGATGATTGACAGTGTAGATTATGAATTCACGAGCAAAAGTTCAGCTGTTTCAGGGATAGCGATTTTGGAAATTAAAGCTAAACAGCGAGGAAAATTACTGGGCAATATACGTTGCTTTTACCCGATAGAAAACAATGAGGGGTTTTAG
- a CDS encoding type IV pilus assembly protein PilC (product_source=KO:K02653; cath_funfam=2.10.70.10; cog=COG1459; ko=KO:K02653; pfam=PF00482; transmembrane_helix_parts=Inside_1_141,TMhelix_142_164,Outside_165_198,TMhelix_199_216,Inside_217_347,TMhelix_348_370,Outside_371_379), with product MASIDISAYQTKKKTVKKIKDSNPFDFMNKDISFGDGQLPDKKKESFYNELGTLIRSGIDIRTALELTSSSYRADKDKVLFSAIQQSVIKGQSLSQTLESQHKFSRYEYFSIRIGEETGRLGEVLGELAKYYKSRISQRRKILGAVTYPLLVLSTSFAAIFFMIKFVVPMFADVFKRFGGKLPYITALILRFSQWFDEYIFLLVIILAGLLFFYFFNRKKLWFRKFSTLALLKIPIVGDIAAKIYLARFANTMRLLTGTSTPLLQALEMVRQMIAFYPIEQSLMTAEREILVGSSLSEALGKHAFYPAKFIQMIRIAEEVNRLEYFFEQLSQQYTVEVEYKTNAISGLLEPLIIIFLGLAVGVILIAMYLPMFQMSNTF from the coding sequence ATGGCTTCGATAGACATTTCTGCTTATCAGACTAAAAAGAAAACGGTTAAAAAAATCAAAGACAGTAATCCCTTTGATTTTATGAACAAGGATATTTCCTTTGGTGACGGGCAGCTTCCGGATAAGAAAAAAGAAAGTTTTTACAATGAACTTGGAACATTGATACGCTCGGGTATCGATATCAGGACTGCACTGGAACTTACTTCGAGCTCATATCGTGCAGATAAAGATAAAGTACTTTTTTCTGCTATCCAGCAAAGTGTGATCAAAGGGCAGTCCCTCTCACAGACGCTTGAATCTCAGCATAAGTTCAGCCGGTATGAATATTTTAGTATCCGTATCGGAGAGGAAACGGGCCGGCTGGGGGAGGTGTTGGGAGAACTGGCCAAGTATTATAAATCCAGGATCTCCCAGCGCAGGAAGATTCTTGGTGCAGTTACCTATCCTTTGCTGGTTTTAAGTACTTCATTTGCGGCCATATTCTTTATGATCAAATTTGTGGTTCCCATGTTTGCCGATGTATTTAAACGTTTCGGGGGCAAGTTGCCTTATATTACTGCACTAATACTTCGTTTTTCTCAATGGTTTGATGAGTATATTTTTCTGTTAGTGATTATTTTAGCGGGGTTGCTCTTTTTTTACTTTTTTAACCGGAAAAAGTTATGGTTCAGAAAATTCAGTACGCTTGCCTTATTAAAAATCCCTATTGTGGGCGATATTGCAGCAAAGATATATCTGGCCCGTTTTGCCAATACCATGCGCTTACTTACCGGAACTTCTACGCCGCTTTTGCAGGCACTGGAGATGGTACGCCAGATGATTGCCTTTTATCCCATAGAGCAGTCGCTCATGACGGCTGAAAGAGAGATTCTGGTAGGAAGCAGTCTTTCTGAAGCGCTTGGGAAACATGCATTTTATCCAGCCAAATTTATTCAGATGATCCGGATTGCAGAAGAGGTAAACCGTCTGGAGTATTTCTTCGAACAGCTTTCCCAACAATATACCGTAGAGGTAGAATATAAGACGAATGCCATTAGTGGATTACTGGAGCCTTTGATTATTATTTTCCTGGGATTGGCCGTCGGGGTGATCCTGATTGCCATGTATCTGCCGATGTTTCAGATGAGCAATACTTTTTAA